One genomic segment of Alosa sapidissima isolate fAloSap1 chromosome 13, fAloSap1.pri, whole genome shotgun sequence includes these proteins:
- the ulk1b gene encoding serine/threonine-protein kinase ULK1 isoform X3 yields MEYCNGGDLADYLHAKGTLSEDTIRVFLLQIARAMRILQAKGIIHRDLKPQNILLSHPAGRKSHSNNTCIKIADFGFARHLQNNMMAATLCGSPMYMAPEVIMSQTYDAKADLWSIGTIVFQCLTGKAPFQASSPQDLRLFYEKNKNLSPNIPRETSSHLRQLLLGLLQRNHKDRMDFDEFFRHPFLEASSTMKKSTPVTLQCFPNSASASSCSSSSTSHLASPPQSLAEIQQLRAKPLPSPTQESPGSLLKDSGGGGGGGGSSKNSSCDTDDFVIVPAHFASDLAGEIPSSKVMQDSLMYSGSSLLASGGVGSQSKTPPRSPSYSGSPAPSGRLSECLASNYGNYGQSVPIPVPTQIHNYQRMEQNLQSPSQDSSPRLAPPVRRCSSGSSLAYGRTGPSPPHSGAYGSAPSSRRLSAGATKPFQLSPQVGTIPEMPGQTDRLGTDLGQLGAQSSGLDGRFQPQHQPKGLGTRLHSAPCLLEVGNGARQKIRKQYSDPVVAPQGGMMALRPLHSSPRLSELMQRSPLPTILGSPSRAMPPFEFPRPPSSPNMVTFLAQQGLIMASPSNRQAQGDTGPSSLLDRAEEGRGFGRSQSAGRLSDMLLMAAFGGPLGDRGSSENLSTDNRAIDITAPSAGGTMVVGSGSPARVVFTVGSPPSGSTPPQPSRTRRFSGSSSSISPAGSFTSRYHPTGICMEGFEGSSSPRYGFTDPISANLEGAVTFEAPELPEETLMEQEHTDTLRHLRFTLEFARCMVEVAGSRGGDRDRDQEQDHGGEPRDPSCSTLLQQQSMVADQISSLSREWSYAEQLVLYMKTAELLSSALHSAMEGIKEGKLYPSSTVKQVVRRLNDLYKSSVMSCRSLSARLERFFSRKHRLMDHINTITAERLLFSHTVQMVQTAALDEMFHQGELSAQRYHKALLLMEGLSMLLTEQADILSLSKCKQCIERRLTALQSGLCV; encoded by the exons ATGGAG TACTGCAATGGTGGAGATCTTGCTGACTACCTACATG CCAAGGGCACCTTGAGTGAGGACACCATTCGAGTTTTCCTGCTGCAGATCGCCAGAGCCATGAGGATCCTGCAAGCCAAAGGCATCATTCACCGTGACCTCAAGCCACAGAACATCCTCTTATCCCACCCCGCAGGCCGAAAGTCCCACTCCAACAACACCTGCATCAAGATAG CTGACTTTGGATTCGCCCGGCACCTTCAGAACAACATGATGGCCGCCACACTCTGTGGCTCACCCATGTACATG GCCCCTGAAGTCATCATGTCCCAGACCTACGATGCCAAGGCAGACCTGTGGAGCATAGGAACCATTGTTTTCCAGTGCCTTACAGGGAAGGCCCCCTTTCAG GCCAGCAGCCCTCAAGACCTCCGCTTGTTTTATGAGAAGAAtaaaaacctctcacccaa CATTCCTAGAGAAACCTCCAGCCACCTCAGGCAGCTGCTCCTCGGCCTGCTGCAGCGGAACCATAAGGACCGCATGGACTTTG ATGAGTTCTTCCGACACCCTTTCCTGGAAGCAAGCTCAACCATGAAGAAGT CAACCCCAGTGACACTCCAGTGCTTTCCCAACTCTGCCTCAGCCAGCTCCTGCAGTAGTTCATCCACATCACACCTTGCCTCACCACCA cagTCCTTGGCAGAGATTCAGCAGCTCCGTGCAAAGCCCCTGCCCTCTCCCACCCAGGAGTCTCCCGGCTCCCTGCTGAAGGACTCGGGAGGAggcggcggtggcggcggcagcagcaagAACTCATCTTGTGACACAGACGACTTTGTCATCGTGCCAGCTCACTTTGCCA GTGACTTGGCCGGTGAGATCCCCAGCAGTAAAGTGATGCAGGACAGCCTCATGTACAGTGG GAGCTCTCTGCTGGCCTCTGGTGGTGTGGGCAGTCAAAGCAAGACACCGCCCCGGTCCCCATCCTACAGTGGCTCGCCTGCACCCtctgg caGGCTCAGCGAATGCTTGGCgagtaactatggtaactatGGCCAGTCGGTGCCCATTCCAGTCCCCACTCAGATTCACAACTACCAGCGCATGGAGCAGAACCTCCAGTCCCCCAGCCAAGACAGTTCCCCCAG GTTGGCACCGCCAGTGCGTCGCTGCAGCAGTGGCAGCTCGCTGGCCTACGGGAGGACCGGTCCGTCTCCGCCCCACTCAGGGGCCTACGGCTCGGCCCCCAGCTCCCGGAGACTCTCCGCCGGGGCCACCAAACCCTTCCAGCTCTCACCCCAGG TGGGCACTATTCCGGAGATGCCCGGGCAGACTGACCGACTGGGCACAGATTTGGGTCAGTTGGGGGCACAGAGCAGCG GCTTAGACGGCAGGTTTCAGCCTCAGCACCAACCCAAGGGTCTGGGCACCAGGCTGCACAGCGCCCCCTGTCTCCTGGAGGTGGGGAACGGCGCCCGTCAGAAGATCCGTAAGCAGTACTCGGACCCGGTGGTGGCCCCTCAGGGGGGTATGATGGCCCTGCGgcccctccactcctccccccGCCTCAGCGAGCTCATGCAGAGAAGCCCCCTGCCCACCATCCTGGGCTCCCCCTCCCGG gCCATGCCCCCGTTTGAGTTCCCCAGGCCACCCAGCTCCCCCAACATGGTCACTTTCCTGGCGCAGCAGGGCCTCATCATGGCGTCGCCCAGCAACAGGCAGGCCCAGGGGGACACGGGACCCAGCAGTCTGCTGGACAGAGCAGAGGAGGGCCGAGGATTCGGGAG GTCGCAGAGTGCTGGTCGCCTGTCGGACATGTTGTTGATGGCGGCGTTTGGAGGACCACTGGGGGACAGAGGGAGCTCGGAAAACCTCAGCACTGACAACAGAGCTATAGACATTACAG cGCCATCTGCTGGAGGCACTATGGTGGTGGGCTCAGGCAGTCCAGCTAGGGTGGTCTTCACTGTTGGCTCTCCACCAAGTGGCAGCACACCCCCTCAACCCTCTCGGACTAGAAGGTTCTCCG GGTCCTCAAGTTCCATCAGTCCGGCTGGGTCCTTCACTAGCCGGTACCATCCAACCGGTATCTGCATGGAAGGTTTTGAGGGCTCATCCAGTCCCCGGTATGGTTTCACAGATCCCATCTCGGCCAATCTGGAGGGAGCAGTCACGTTTGAAGCACCAGAGCTACCAGAGGAGACACTAATGGAG CAGGAGCACACAGACACCTTGCGGCATTTGCGCTTCACGCTGGAGTTTGCCCGCtgcatggtggaggtggcggGGAGCCGGGGAGGTGACCGGGACCGGGACCAGGAGCAGGACCACGGCGGAGAGCCCAGGGACCCCTCCTGCTCCACCCTGCTCCAGCAGCAGAGCATGGTGGCCGACCAGATCAGCTCCCTCAGCCGCGAGTGGAG ttATGCAGAGCAGCTTGTGTTGTACATGAAGACTGCTGAACTGCTCTCCTCTGCGCTGCACTCGGCCATGGAGGGCATCAAAGAGGGCAAGCTGTACCCCTCCAGCACTGTCAAGCAGG tgGTCAGAAGACTGAATGACCTCTACAAGTCCAGTGTGATGTCCTGTCGCTCCCTCAGCGCTCGCCTGGAGCGCTTCTTCTCCCGCAAACACCGCCTCATGGACCACATCAACACCATCACCGCTGAGAGGCTGCTCTTTAGCCACACCGTACAGATG GTTCAGACAGCTGCACTGGATGAGATGTTCCACCAGGGGGAGCTGTCTGCGCAGCGCTACCATAAAGCCTTGCTGTTGATGGAGGGCCTCTCCATGCTCCTCACAGAACAGGCCGACATCCTCAGCCTTAGCAAGT gTAAGCAGTGTATAGAACGCCGTCTCACCGCTCTGCAGTCTGGCTTGTGTGTATAA
- the ulk1b gene encoding serine/threonine-protein kinase ULK1 isoform X2 → METVGKFEFSRKDLIGHGAFAVVFRGRHREKHDWEVAVKCINKKNLAKSQTLLGKEIKILKELKHENIVALYDFQETASSVYLVMEYCNGGDLADYLHAKGTLSEDTIRVFLLQIARAMRILQAKGIIHRDLKPQNILLSHPAGRKSHSNNTCIKIADFGFARHLQNNMMAATLCGSPMYMAPEVIMSQTYDAKADLWSIGTIVFQCLTGKAPFQASSPQDLRLFYEKNKNLSPNIPRETSSHLRQLLLGLLQRNHKDRMDFDEFFRHPFLEASSTMKKSTPVTLQCFPNSASASSCSSSSTSHLASPPQSLAEIQQLRAKPLPSPTQESPGSLLKDSGGGGGGGGSSKNSSCDTDDFVIVPAHFASDLAGEIPSSKVMQDSLMYSGSSLLASGGVGSQSKTPPRSPSYSGSPAPSGLSECLASNYGNYGQSVPIPVPTQIHNYQRMEQNLQSPSQDSSPRLAPPVRRCSSGSSLAYGRTGPSPPHSGAYGSAPSSRRLSAGATKPFQLSPQVGTIPEMPGQTDRLGTDLGQLGAQSSGLDGRFQPQHQPKGLGTRLHSAPCLLEVGNGARQKIRKQYSDPVVAPQGGMMALRPLHSSPRLSELMQRSPLPTILGSPSRAMPPFEFPRPPSSPNMVTFLAQQGLIMASPSNRQAQGDTGPSSLLDRAEEGRGFGRSQSAGRLSDMLLMAAFGGPLGDRGSSENLSTDNRAIDITAPSAGGTMVVGSGSPARVVFTVGSPPSGSTPPQPSRTRRFSGSSSSISPAGSFTSRYHPTGICMEGFEGSSSPRYGFTDPISANLEGAVTFEAPELPEETLMEQEHTDTLRHLRFTLEFARCMVEVAGSRGGDRDRDQEQDHGGEPRDPSCSTLLQQQSMVADQISSLSREWSYAEQLVLYMKTAELLSSALHSAMEGIKEGKLYPSSTVKQVVRRLNDLYKSSVMSCRSLSARLERFFSRKHRLMDHINTITAERLLFSHTVQMVQTAALDEMFHQGELSAQRYHKALLLMEGLSMLLTEQADILSLSKCKQCIERRLTALQSGLCV, encoded by the exons ATGGAGACAGTTGGGAAATTTGAGTTCAGCAGGAAGGACCTCATCGGACACGGAGCATTTGCTGTAGTGTTCCGAGGCAGACATCGAGAG aaacacgATTGGGAAGTGGCTGTGAAATGTATTAACAAGAAAAACCTTGCAAAGTCACAGACACTTCTGGGGAAAGAAATAAAGATATTAAAG gaGCTTAAACATGAAAACATCGTCGCCCTATACGACTTCCAG GAAACGGCGAGCTCTGTGTACCTGGTAATGGAG TACTGCAATGGTGGAGATCTTGCTGACTACCTACATG CCAAGGGCACCTTGAGTGAGGACACCATTCGAGTTTTCCTGCTGCAGATCGCCAGAGCCATGAGGATCCTGCAAGCCAAAGGCATCATTCACCGTGACCTCAAGCCACAGAACATCCTCTTATCCCACCCCGCAGGCCGAAAGTCCCACTCCAACAACACCTGCATCAAGATAG CTGACTTTGGATTCGCCCGGCACCTTCAGAACAACATGATGGCCGCCACACTCTGTGGCTCACCCATGTACATG GCCCCTGAAGTCATCATGTCCCAGACCTACGATGCCAAGGCAGACCTGTGGAGCATAGGAACCATTGTTTTCCAGTGCCTTACAGGGAAGGCCCCCTTTCAG GCCAGCAGCCCTCAAGACCTCCGCTTGTTTTATGAGAAGAAtaaaaacctctcacccaa CATTCCTAGAGAAACCTCCAGCCACCTCAGGCAGCTGCTCCTCGGCCTGCTGCAGCGGAACCATAAGGACCGCATGGACTTTG ATGAGTTCTTCCGACACCCTTTCCTGGAAGCAAGCTCAACCATGAAGAAGT CAACCCCAGTGACACTCCAGTGCTTTCCCAACTCTGCCTCAGCCAGCTCCTGCAGTAGTTCATCCACATCACACCTTGCCTCACCACCA cagTCCTTGGCAGAGATTCAGCAGCTCCGTGCAAAGCCCCTGCCCTCTCCCACCCAGGAGTCTCCCGGCTCCCTGCTGAAGGACTCGGGAGGAggcggcggtggcggcggcagcagcaagAACTCATCTTGTGACACAGACGACTTTGTCATCGTGCCAGCTCACTTTGCCA GTGACTTGGCCGGTGAGATCCCCAGCAGTAAAGTGATGCAGGACAGCCTCATGTACAGTGG GAGCTCTCTGCTGGCCTCTGGTGGTGTGGGCAGTCAAAGCAAGACACCGCCCCGGTCCCCATCCTACAGTGGCTCGCCTGCACCCtctgg GCTCAGCGAATGCTTGGCgagtaactatggtaactatGGCCAGTCGGTGCCCATTCCAGTCCCCACTCAGATTCACAACTACCAGCGCATGGAGCAGAACCTCCAGTCCCCCAGCCAAGACAGTTCCCCCAG GTTGGCACCGCCAGTGCGTCGCTGCAGCAGTGGCAGCTCGCTGGCCTACGGGAGGACCGGTCCGTCTCCGCCCCACTCAGGGGCCTACGGCTCGGCCCCCAGCTCCCGGAGACTCTCCGCCGGGGCCACCAAACCCTTCCAGCTCTCACCCCAGG TGGGCACTATTCCGGAGATGCCCGGGCAGACTGACCGACTGGGCACAGATTTGGGTCAGTTGGGGGCACAGAGCAGCG GCTTAGACGGCAGGTTTCAGCCTCAGCACCAACCCAAGGGTCTGGGCACCAGGCTGCACAGCGCCCCCTGTCTCCTGGAGGTGGGGAACGGCGCCCGTCAGAAGATCCGTAAGCAGTACTCGGACCCGGTGGTGGCCCCTCAGGGGGGTATGATGGCCCTGCGgcccctccactcctccccccGCCTCAGCGAGCTCATGCAGAGAAGCCCCCTGCCCACCATCCTGGGCTCCCCCTCCCGG gCCATGCCCCCGTTTGAGTTCCCCAGGCCACCCAGCTCCCCCAACATGGTCACTTTCCTGGCGCAGCAGGGCCTCATCATGGCGTCGCCCAGCAACAGGCAGGCCCAGGGGGACACGGGACCCAGCAGTCTGCTGGACAGAGCAGAGGAGGGCCGAGGATTCGGGAG GTCGCAGAGTGCTGGTCGCCTGTCGGACATGTTGTTGATGGCGGCGTTTGGAGGACCACTGGGGGACAGAGGGAGCTCGGAAAACCTCAGCACTGACAACAGAGCTATAGACATTACAG cGCCATCTGCTGGAGGCACTATGGTGGTGGGCTCAGGCAGTCCAGCTAGGGTGGTCTTCACTGTTGGCTCTCCACCAAGTGGCAGCACACCCCCTCAACCCTCTCGGACTAGAAGGTTCTCCG GGTCCTCAAGTTCCATCAGTCCGGCTGGGTCCTTCACTAGCCGGTACCATCCAACCGGTATCTGCATGGAAGGTTTTGAGGGCTCATCCAGTCCCCGGTATGGTTTCACAGATCCCATCTCGGCCAATCTGGAGGGAGCAGTCACGTTTGAAGCACCAGAGCTACCAGAGGAGACACTAATGGAG CAGGAGCACACAGACACCTTGCGGCATTTGCGCTTCACGCTGGAGTTTGCCCGCtgcatggtggaggtggcggGGAGCCGGGGAGGTGACCGGGACCGGGACCAGGAGCAGGACCACGGCGGAGAGCCCAGGGACCCCTCCTGCTCCACCCTGCTCCAGCAGCAGAGCATGGTGGCCGACCAGATCAGCTCCCTCAGCCGCGAGTGGAG ttATGCAGAGCAGCTTGTGTTGTACATGAAGACTGCTGAACTGCTCTCCTCTGCGCTGCACTCGGCCATGGAGGGCATCAAAGAGGGCAAGCTGTACCCCTCCAGCACTGTCAAGCAGG tgGTCAGAAGACTGAATGACCTCTACAAGTCCAGTGTGATGTCCTGTCGCTCCCTCAGCGCTCGCCTGGAGCGCTTCTTCTCCCGCAAACACCGCCTCATGGACCACATCAACACCATCACCGCTGAGAGGCTGCTCTTTAGCCACACCGTACAGATG GTTCAGACAGCTGCACTGGATGAGATGTTCCACCAGGGGGAGCTGTCTGCGCAGCGCTACCATAAAGCCTTGCTGTTGATGGAGGGCCTCTCCATGCTCCTCACAGAACAGGCCGACATCCTCAGCCTTAGCAAGT gTAAGCAGTGTATAGAACGCCGTCTCACCGCTCTGCAGTCTGGCTTGTGTGTATAA
- the ulk1b gene encoding serine/threonine-protein kinase ULK1 isoform X1: protein METVGKFEFSRKDLIGHGAFAVVFRGRHREKHDWEVAVKCINKKNLAKSQTLLGKEIKILKELKHENIVALYDFQETASSVYLVMEYCNGGDLADYLHAKGTLSEDTIRVFLLQIARAMRILQAKGIIHRDLKPQNILLSHPAGRKSHSNNTCIKIADFGFARHLQNNMMAATLCGSPMYMAPEVIMSQTYDAKADLWSIGTIVFQCLTGKAPFQASSPQDLRLFYEKNKNLSPNIPRETSSHLRQLLLGLLQRNHKDRMDFDEFFRHPFLEASSTMKKSTPVTLQCFPNSASASSCSSSSTSHLASPPQSLAEIQQLRAKPLPSPTQESPGSLLKDSGGGGGGGGSSKNSSCDTDDFVIVPAHFASDLAGEIPSSKVMQDSLMYSGSSLLASGGVGSQSKTPPRSPSYSGSPAPSGRLSECLASNYGNYGQSVPIPVPTQIHNYQRMEQNLQSPSQDSSPRLAPPVRRCSSGSSLAYGRTGPSPPHSGAYGSAPSSRRLSAGATKPFQLSPQVGTIPEMPGQTDRLGTDLGQLGAQSSGLDGRFQPQHQPKGLGTRLHSAPCLLEVGNGARQKIRKQYSDPVVAPQGGMMALRPLHSSPRLSELMQRSPLPTILGSPSRAMPPFEFPRPPSSPNMVTFLAQQGLIMASPSNRQAQGDTGPSSLLDRAEEGRGFGRSQSAGRLSDMLLMAAFGGPLGDRGSSENLSTDNRAIDITAPSAGGTMVVGSGSPARVVFTVGSPPSGSTPPQPSRTRRFSGSSSSISPAGSFTSRYHPTGICMEGFEGSSSPRYGFTDPISANLEGAVTFEAPELPEETLMEQEHTDTLRHLRFTLEFARCMVEVAGSRGGDRDRDQEQDHGGEPRDPSCSTLLQQQSMVADQISSLSREWSYAEQLVLYMKTAELLSSALHSAMEGIKEGKLYPSSTVKQVVRRLNDLYKSSVMSCRSLSARLERFFSRKHRLMDHINTITAERLLFSHTVQMVQTAALDEMFHQGELSAQRYHKALLLMEGLSMLLTEQADILSLSKCKQCIERRLTALQSGLCV from the exons ATGGAGACAGTTGGGAAATTTGAGTTCAGCAGGAAGGACCTCATCGGACACGGAGCATTTGCTGTAGTGTTCCGAGGCAGACATCGAGAG aaacacgATTGGGAAGTGGCTGTGAAATGTATTAACAAGAAAAACCTTGCAAAGTCACAGACACTTCTGGGGAAAGAAATAAAGATATTAAAG gaGCTTAAACATGAAAACATCGTCGCCCTATACGACTTCCAG GAAACGGCGAGCTCTGTGTACCTGGTAATGGAG TACTGCAATGGTGGAGATCTTGCTGACTACCTACATG CCAAGGGCACCTTGAGTGAGGACACCATTCGAGTTTTCCTGCTGCAGATCGCCAGAGCCATGAGGATCCTGCAAGCCAAAGGCATCATTCACCGTGACCTCAAGCCACAGAACATCCTCTTATCCCACCCCGCAGGCCGAAAGTCCCACTCCAACAACACCTGCATCAAGATAG CTGACTTTGGATTCGCCCGGCACCTTCAGAACAACATGATGGCCGCCACACTCTGTGGCTCACCCATGTACATG GCCCCTGAAGTCATCATGTCCCAGACCTACGATGCCAAGGCAGACCTGTGGAGCATAGGAACCATTGTTTTCCAGTGCCTTACAGGGAAGGCCCCCTTTCAG GCCAGCAGCCCTCAAGACCTCCGCTTGTTTTATGAGAAGAAtaaaaacctctcacccaa CATTCCTAGAGAAACCTCCAGCCACCTCAGGCAGCTGCTCCTCGGCCTGCTGCAGCGGAACCATAAGGACCGCATGGACTTTG ATGAGTTCTTCCGACACCCTTTCCTGGAAGCAAGCTCAACCATGAAGAAGT CAACCCCAGTGACACTCCAGTGCTTTCCCAACTCTGCCTCAGCCAGCTCCTGCAGTAGTTCATCCACATCACACCTTGCCTCACCACCA cagTCCTTGGCAGAGATTCAGCAGCTCCGTGCAAAGCCCCTGCCCTCTCCCACCCAGGAGTCTCCCGGCTCCCTGCTGAAGGACTCGGGAGGAggcggcggtggcggcggcagcagcaagAACTCATCTTGTGACACAGACGACTTTGTCATCGTGCCAGCTCACTTTGCCA GTGACTTGGCCGGTGAGATCCCCAGCAGTAAAGTGATGCAGGACAGCCTCATGTACAGTGG GAGCTCTCTGCTGGCCTCTGGTGGTGTGGGCAGTCAAAGCAAGACACCGCCCCGGTCCCCATCCTACAGTGGCTCGCCTGCACCCtctgg caGGCTCAGCGAATGCTTGGCgagtaactatggtaactatGGCCAGTCGGTGCCCATTCCAGTCCCCACTCAGATTCACAACTACCAGCGCATGGAGCAGAACCTCCAGTCCCCCAGCCAAGACAGTTCCCCCAG GTTGGCACCGCCAGTGCGTCGCTGCAGCAGTGGCAGCTCGCTGGCCTACGGGAGGACCGGTCCGTCTCCGCCCCACTCAGGGGCCTACGGCTCGGCCCCCAGCTCCCGGAGACTCTCCGCCGGGGCCACCAAACCCTTCCAGCTCTCACCCCAGG TGGGCACTATTCCGGAGATGCCCGGGCAGACTGACCGACTGGGCACAGATTTGGGTCAGTTGGGGGCACAGAGCAGCG GCTTAGACGGCAGGTTTCAGCCTCAGCACCAACCCAAGGGTCTGGGCACCAGGCTGCACAGCGCCCCCTGTCTCCTGGAGGTGGGGAACGGCGCCCGTCAGAAGATCCGTAAGCAGTACTCGGACCCGGTGGTGGCCCCTCAGGGGGGTATGATGGCCCTGCGgcccctccactcctccccccGCCTCAGCGAGCTCATGCAGAGAAGCCCCCTGCCCACCATCCTGGGCTCCCCCTCCCGG gCCATGCCCCCGTTTGAGTTCCCCAGGCCACCCAGCTCCCCCAACATGGTCACTTTCCTGGCGCAGCAGGGCCTCATCATGGCGTCGCCCAGCAACAGGCAGGCCCAGGGGGACACGGGACCCAGCAGTCTGCTGGACAGAGCAGAGGAGGGCCGAGGATTCGGGAG GTCGCAGAGTGCTGGTCGCCTGTCGGACATGTTGTTGATGGCGGCGTTTGGAGGACCACTGGGGGACAGAGGGAGCTCGGAAAACCTCAGCACTGACAACAGAGCTATAGACATTACAG cGCCATCTGCTGGAGGCACTATGGTGGTGGGCTCAGGCAGTCCAGCTAGGGTGGTCTTCACTGTTGGCTCTCCACCAAGTGGCAGCACACCCCCTCAACCCTCTCGGACTAGAAGGTTCTCCG GGTCCTCAAGTTCCATCAGTCCGGCTGGGTCCTTCACTAGCCGGTACCATCCAACCGGTATCTGCATGGAAGGTTTTGAGGGCTCATCCAGTCCCCGGTATGGTTTCACAGATCCCATCTCGGCCAATCTGGAGGGAGCAGTCACGTTTGAAGCACCAGAGCTACCAGAGGAGACACTAATGGAG CAGGAGCACACAGACACCTTGCGGCATTTGCGCTTCACGCTGGAGTTTGCCCGCtgcatggtggaggtggcggGGAGCCGGGGAGGTGACCGGGACCGGGACCAGGAGCAGGACCACGGCGGAGAGCCCAGGGACCCCTCCTGCTCCACCCTGCTCCAGCAGCAGAGCATGGTGGCCGACCAGATCAGCTCCCTCAGCCGCGAGTGGAG ttATGCAGAGCAGCTTGTGTTGTACATGAAGACTGCTGAACTGCTCTCCTCTGCGCTGCACTCGGCCATGGAGGGCATCAAAGAGGGCAAGCTGTACCCCTCCAGCACTGTCAAGCAGG tgGTCAGAAGACTGAATGACCTCTACAAGTCCAGTGTGATGTCCTGTCGCTCCCTCAGCGCTCGCCTGGAGCGCTTCTTCTCCCGCAAACACCGCCTCATGGACCACATCAACACCATCACCGCTGAGAGGCTGCTCTTTAGCCACACCGTACAGATG GTTCAGACAGCTGCACTGGATGAGATGTTCCACCAGGGGGAGCTGTCTGCGCAGCGCTACCATAAAGCCTTGCTGTTGATGGAGGGCCTCTCCATGCTCCTCACAGAACAGGCCGACATCCTCAGCCTTAGCAAGT gTAAGCAGTGTATAGAACGCCGTCTCACCGCTCTGCAGTCTGGCTTGTGTGTATAA